One Fontisphaera persica DNA window includes the following coding sequences:
- a CDS encoding Ig-like domain-containing protein: MLTGFLAAPGRVQAAAVAANGGYVNRFETQPPAADWATFSRAGGANDSYEMDADVNANVTAAGVTAAVASDSANPPAANANAVWSSGGQYLAVRPTGNRYTVLMGKFVNATGTNATEVTVAYQLTITGGGAAEESARGTRVYYSLSGLANSWTNIPALSTTANEMAATVMTARLGIEWTNGATLYLVWADDNATGNPTDSAHLIDNFSVQVTAGLPESTNLLCALTAPTNGLVVASGTAVAAAAVVARGTPPYSLQWFVDDAPYGDIQTAAPFAREITGLTVGTHRVYARVTDMGGETVYSATNNIQVLPALAVTIAAPADGATMDHLLDVIASASVSGGSQPYSVQFYVDDEPVGNALTEPPFTANLGRLFVGPHTLQARVRDARGWESASPVHQITISGPLAVQLLPGDGTRLNFGAALLLQTELGGGTAPYTLTFYTNDAVAGTVSNAPYELNLGLMPVGSYTCYVQAVDSSPTTQTAYSTTNIITIRDNPLTVTLTSPTNGQRVATNNVYAVTASASVLPPVTIAQVEFFYDGISLGVDTTAPFSLVISNRQLGPHTVYAVATDSLGRQRASATNTMEFIIDPLANDNFVNRTRLSLPATVTGSNVGATTEAGEPRGSGFFQRGASVWFSFVAPLGGSVRVDTFGSSFNTTLGIYRGTAVNALTEVAYNDNAPGYSDVSLVTFTATEGVEYHIQLAGAPGFGTPPATGTYVLNLSMPPVVRIVSPTNNILYLVGDPIPVSITATAAVGTLERVELYRNGALVGADATEPYEFMITNAPAGSNTLVAVAVDSLGQRASSTAVNLLVANLGMTITSPVDGAAYLSTNPITVNALAMLPAGTMTNVEFYADGVRFASDNTAPYSGVWSNVTPGVHELLAVGTDEIGKQYNSTPVLIAVAYRLIPSNSVWKYLDNGSDQGTAWRELDFDDSEWASGPAQLGYGDGDEATVVNGGPSGNFYITTYFRRELMVANPAQYSNLVFQVLRDDGAVVYVNGVQAARYNMPGGTITYTTPANNAMDDGTVFYDATVSPSLLRPGRNVIAVELHQSSATSTDTSFDLQLLAVPFIPRNKLPEVSVTQPSAPAKYLLGETINVSATAADPDGEVVRMSLYAGGVLLAAAEGDTLNYVWTNAPAGVHALVVEAEDGEGGRGRSQPLQVAVFPPGNTGWRAVNDQQPGPASHPYATFYSPFGRVGGALSAGPLWDVFSGAPLAARLQVSGQQIMPTTQCGAPPPGTPAYQLFGPYVDFGTYYGDNGILMFGQSQVVHEFTGLNPARKYRLRATVVGGNASYANWWTLFALEEAAAYVPAHTTNVLTQAQYPMALQAHQAAMAVGDNRTGDVMGWEDIVPSSNGRLRLVSSLYTGPTPDGQTPSPLTYAPVAVMLEESGGPMPLVWLTAPTNGWVEEGPLAVTLQAEALAYDSVSRVDFLGNNQLLASLTAAPYRFTWTNAPFGTNVVLAVAHAASGISATSAPVSFVLTVPPLNELPPTVVYVSPAPGTVTNLTRIQVVFSEKVTGVNAADLLINGVPATNMTGSGSNYVFYFPQPPFGHVGVQWADDHGITDLGWPNRLEFYEFSAGATWDYELLDLTPPTVAAKSPPAGASLTNLTQVTVTFSEPVAGVDAADFLINNVPAYEVQQQNLTNYTFFFSQPASGTVNISWALNHGITDLATPPNNFNRTGSGATWTYTLDAKTILIPSNSLWLFVKGTQEASDPPDAWRQLGFDDSGWSNAPAPFFFGDPYSNGVPAYTLLDDMRSNYTSIYLRRPFVVPNPTAVTNLYLRAIMDDGMVVWINGVEVLRYNVPAGDLAYNATASGAIIEQNGLPYTNHVLLNPRLYLRPGTNLIAVHALNESLSASSDFCFNAELFTYIANTELEAPRLVQRLPDATYLFALTNITVVFSEPVTNVQAADLLINGQPAAGVSSPSNHVYLFDFPQPPYGPVTVAWAANHGIVDLDLVPKPFTGGTWQHVLLNPDLPYVTAVSPAGGSRVGELTQIAITFSEPVQGVQAGDLLINGTPATGMNGGGSQYLFTFPQPAYGTVNVTFAENHQIRDFAASPNRLDVTWPVHSWSYTLVDLSPPVLAAIQPPPGTAVQSLTQITVTFSEPVSGVTANDLLINGRPARSVSGSNAVYTFTFPQPNASQITVTWAANHGIRDLATTPNAFDATAPGATWGYITSDNLPPSLASLSPGANLRVRSLKRIRVTFDEPVTGVDAADLHVNNQPALSVSGSGAGPYEFVLPAVATGTVTVAWAANHGIRDVASPANAFGGGSWRYTVEPGLPGPYAVRHVILISVDGLGAVYLSNYVNNASEYFPNFTRLFTEGSSTLNSRNDWTQSETVPNHSSMLTGRPVAQPEGWDNTTHHGVTFNSDNGLTIHVTGNTTVPYKASPFDVVHDYGLSTAFLYSKQSLTFLARSWSTGGGADLIGSDNGSNKIDRLLSSVSSGNYGPSSALVDELVERIAATNLWTFTFMHWTELDQYGHQSGWGSATYSNQMRNLDVQMGRLLDALQANPEVGSQTVVIVTADHGGTGIGHGDPSNSTIYTIPLCFWGAGIPAGGDPYQMFSNRADPGPARYNYNETRVLLPLYNGDCANLSTTFLGLPPVPGSSLLPVFGPKPVTMVAGKSQGAVQIAWPDHEALVLQVSSALGPQANWQPVTQGIVLENGRRVFRVTPAPGTPPQFYRLVRED; this comes from the coding sequence TGAAGTCACCGTCGCTTACCAGCTCACTATTACGGGCGGCGGCGCGGCGGAGGAGAGCGCCCGTGGCACGCGGGTTTATTACAGCTTGAGCGGGTTGGCGAACTCCTGGACCAACATCCCCGCCTTGAGCACCACGGCCAATGAAATGGCGGCCACGGTGATGACAGCTCGCCTGGGCATTGAATGGACCAACGGCGCTACATTGTATCTGGTTTGGGCGGATGATAACGCGACTGGCAACCCCACCGATTCTGCCCATTTGATAGATAATTTCTCGGTTCAGGTCACCGCCGGCTTGCCGGAGTCCACCAATCTCCTGTGCGCGTTGACCGCCCCCACCAATGGCCTGGTAGTGGCTAGCGGCACGGCGGTGGCTGCCGCTGCGGTGGTGGCGCGAGGCACGCCCCCCTATTCGTTGCAATGGTTTGTGGATGATGCACCCTATGGGGATATTCAGACGGCCGCGCCTTTCGCCCGTGAAATCACCGGCTTGACGGTGGGCACTCACCGGGTTTATGCGCGGGTGACAGATATGGGGGGGGAGACGGTGTACTCGGCCACCAACAACATCCAGGTATTGCCGGCCCTGGCCGTTACGATTGCAGCTCCGGCCGATGGCGCCACAATGGACCATCTGTTGGATGTCATTGCCTCAGCTTCCGTATCCGGCGGCTCCCAGCCTTATTCCGTTCAATTTTATGTGGATGACGAACCCGTGGGCAACGCGCTTACGGAACCGCCCTTCACGGCGAACCTGGGCCGTTTATTTGTGGGGCCACACACCTTGCAGGCGCGGGTGAGGGACGCCCGGGGTTGGGAAAGCGCCTCGCCGGTTCACCAAATCACCATCAGCGGGCCGCTGGCGGTGCAGTTGCTTCCGGGAGATGGCACGCGGTTGAATTTTGGCGCGGCGCTGCTGTTGCAAACGGAGCTGGGCGGCGGCACGGCGCCATATACCCTGACGTTTTACACCAATGATGCGGTGGCGGGGACGGTCAGCAATGCGCCGTATGAGCTGAACTTGGGCCTGATGCCGGTGGGCAGTTATACCTGTTACGTGCAGGCGGTGGACAGCTCGCCCACCACGCAAACGGCCTATTCCACCACGAACATCATCACCATCCGGGACAATCCTCTGACGGTGACCCTGACCAGCCCCACCAATGGCCAGCGGGTGGCCACCAATAATGTATATGCTGTGACGGCCAGTGCTTCAGTATTGCCGCCGGTGACCATTGCGCAGGTGGAGTTTTTCTACGACGGGATTTCCTTGGGAGTGGACACCACCGCGCCATTTTCTTTGGTGATTTCCAATCGGCAGTTGGGCCCCCACACCGTTTATGCCGTGGCCACCGACAGCTTGGGGCGGCAAAGGGCGTCGGCCACCAACACTATGGAGTTCATCATAGACCCCTTGGCCAATGACAATTTTGTCAACCGCACCCGCCTGAGCCTGCCAGCCACGGTCACCGGCTCCAACGTGGGGGCCACCACGGAAGCGGGCGAGCCGCGGGGCTCGGGATTCTTTCAGCGTGGGGCCTCAGTGTGGTTTAGTTTTGTGGCGCCGCTTGGCGGCTCGGTGCGGGTGGATACCTTTGGCAGCAGCTTCAACACCACCTTGGGCATCTATCGGGGAACTGCCGTCAATGCGCTGACAGAAGTGGCCTATAACGACAACGCTCCCGGCTACTCGGATGTGAGCCTGGTCACCTTCACCGCCACCGAGGGGGTGGAATATCACATCCAATTGGCGGGTGCACCCGGCTTCGGCACGCCGCCAGCCACTGGCACTTATGTGCTTAACCTGAGCATGCCGCCAGTGGTGCGTATCGTCAGCCCCACCAACAACATCTTGTACCTGGTGGGTGATCCGATACCCGTGTCCATTACGGCCACGGCGGCCGTGGGCACGCTGGAGCGCGTGGAGCTGTATCGGAATGGCGCGCTGGTCGGCGCGGATGCCACGGAGCCTTATGAATTTATGATTACGAATGCTCCGGCTGGCAGCAACACCCTCGTGGCGGTGGCGGTGGACAGTCTGGGGCAAAGAGCATCCTCAACCGCGGTGAACCTGTTGGTGGCCAACCTGGGCATGACCATCACCTCGCCGGTGGACGGTGCGGCCTACCTGTCCACCAACCCCATCACGGTCAATGCGCTGGCCATGTTGCCGGCGGGCACCATGACCAACGTGGAGTTTTATGCCGATGGCGTTCGCTTTGCCTCCGATAACACCGCGCCTTATTCTGGCGTATGGAGCAATGTTACGCCCGGGGTGCACGAATTGCTGGCGGTGGGGACGGATGAAATCGGCAAGCAATATAACAGCACGCCGGTGCTCATTGCGGTGGCTTACCGGCTCATTCCCAGCAACTCCGTCTGGAAATACCTGGATAATGGCTCCGACCAGGGCACGGCGTGGCGGGAATTGGATTTTGATGACAGCGAATGGGCCAGTGGTCCGGCGCAACTGGGCTACGGTGATGGTGATGAAGCGACGGTGGTCAACGGCGGGCCTTCTGGCAATTTCTATATCACCACTTATTTCCGGCGGGAGCTGATGGTGGCGAATCCCGCGCAATACAGCAATCTGGTGTTTCAGGTGTTGCGGGATGATGGGGCCGTGGTTTATGTCAATGGCGTCCAAGCAGCGCGTTACAACATGCCGGGGGGCACGATTACTTACACGACACCGGCCAACAATGCCATGGATGATGGCACGGTTTTCTATGATGCCACGGTTTCCCCGTCGCTGCTGCGGCCGGGGCGCAACGTCATTGCGGTGGAATTGCACCAGTCTTCTGCCACCAGCACCGATACCAGCTTTGACTTGCAATTGCTCGCCGTGCCGTTTATCCCGCGCAACAAGTTGCCGGAGGTAAGCGTCACGCAACCGTCTGCTCCCGCCAAATATTTGTTGGGCGAGACCATCAACGTGTCCGCCACCGCCGCAGACCCCGATGGCGAGGTGGTGCGGATGTCCCTTTACGCCGGCGGAGTGCTGCTGGCCGCCGCGGAAGGGGACACCCTGAACTATGTTTGGACGAATGCGCCGGCAGGGGTGCACGCCCTGGTGGTGGAGGCCGAGGATGGGGAAGGGGGGCGTGGGCGGTCCCAGCCTCTCCAGGTGGCCGTTTTCCCGCCGGGCAACACCGGTTGGCGGGCGGTAAACGACCAGCAACCCGGTCCGGCTTCTCACCCTTATGCCACCTTTTACTCGCCCTTTGGGCGCGTGGGCGGTGCGTTGTCTGCTGGCCCCTTGTGGGATGTTTTTAGCGGCGCACCGCTGGCGGCGCGTCTGCAAGTCTCCGGTCAACAAATCATGCCTACTACTCAATGCGGCGCTCCGCCGCCGGGGACGCCGGCCTACCAGCTTTTCGGGCCGTACGTGGACTTTGGCACTTACTATGGGGACAATGGCATCCTGATGTTTGGACAGAGCCAGGTGGTGCACGAGTTCACGGGGCTTAACCCGGCGCGAAAATATCGCCTGCGGGCCACGGTGGTGGGGGGCAATGCCAGCTATGCGAATTGGTGGACGTTGTTCGCACTGGAAGAGGCCGCGGCTTACGTCCCTGCCCACACCACCAATGTCCTGACTCAGGCGCAATACCCCATGGCCCTGCAGGCGCATCAGGCCGCCATGGCGGTGGGCGACAACCGTACCGGCGATGTTATGGGATGGGAGGACATCGTACCTTCGTCCAATGGCCGTTTGCGTTTGGTGTCGAGTTTGTACACCGGCCCCACGCCTGATGGGCAGACGCCCAGCCCGCTGACTTACGCGCCCGTGGCGGTGATGTTGGAGGAGTCCGGCGGTCCGATGCCGCTGGTGTGGCTGACGGCGCCCACCAATGGTTGGGTGGAAGAAGGGCCGCTGGCGGTCACCTTGCAAGCCGAGGCGCTGGCGTATGATTCCGTCAGCCGGGTGGATTTCTTGGGCAACAATCAGCTTCTCGCTTCTCTTACTGCCGCCCCTTACCGTTTCACCTGGACGAATGCTCCTTTTGGGACCAACGTGGTTCTGGCCGTTGCTCATGCGGCTTCGGGCATCAGCGCCACCTCGGCGCCGGTATCGTTTGTGTTGACCGTGCCGCCGCTCAATGAACTGCCGCCCACCGTGGTGTATGTTTCACCCGCGCCGGGGACAGTCACCAACCTGACCCGTATTCAGGTGGTGTTCAGCGAAAAGGTGACGGGCGTGAATGCCGCCGATTTGTTGATTAATGGCGTGCCCGCCACCAACATGACCGGCAGCGGCTCCAATTACGTTTTCTATTTCCCGCAGCCGCCCTTCGGCCATGTGGGCGTCCAATGGGCGGATGACCATGGGATTACGGATTTGGGCTGGCCCAATCGCCTGGAGTTTTACGAGTTCAGCGCCGGCGCCACGTGGGATTATGAGTTGTTGGACTTGACGCCGCCCACCGTGGCGGCCAAGTCGCCGCCGGCTGGCGCATCGCTGACCAACCTGACCCAGGTGACCGTTACGTTTAGTGAACCGGTGGCCGGGGTGGATGCCGCCGATTTCCTCATCAACAACGTGCCGGCCTACGAGGTGCAGCAGCAGAATCTGACCAATTACACGTTCTTCTTCTCGCAACCGGCTTCGGGGACGGTGAACATTTCCTGGGCGTTGAACCACGGCATCACCGATTTGGCCACACCGCCCAACAACTTTAATCGCACCGGCTCCGGGGCCACGTGGACCTATACCCTCGACGCGAAGACCATCCTCATTCCTTCCAACAGCCTCTGGTTGTTCGTCAAGGGCACGCAGGAGGCTTCTGACCCGCCCGATGCCTGGCGGCAGTTGGGATTTGATGATTCGGGGTGGTCCAATGCGCCGGCGCCGTTCTTCTTTGGCGATCCTTATTCCAATGGCGTGCCGGCCTATACGTTGTTGGACGACATGCGCTCCAACTATACCAGCATTTATCTGCGGCGGCCGTTTGTGGTGCCCAATCCCACGGCGGTGACGAATCTGTACCTGCGGGCCATCATGGATGACGGCATGGTGGTGTGGATTAATGGGGTGGAGGTGTTGCGCTACAATGTGCCCGCCGGTGACCTGGCCTACAATGCCACGGCGTCCGGGGCCATTATCGAGCAAAATGGCCTGCCCTACACCAATCATGTGTTGCTCAATCCACGGCTTTACTTGCGCCCCGGCACCAACCTTATCGCCGTACACGCCTTGAACGAGTCGCTTTCCGCGAGCAGCGACTTCTGCTTCAACGCCGAGTTGTTCACTTACATCGCCAACACGGAATTGGAGGCGCCGCGGCTGGTGCAACGGCTGCCGGATGCCACCTACCTGTTTGCGTTGACCAACATCACGGTGGTGTTCAGCGAGCCGGTCACCAACGTGCAGGCGGCAGACCTGCTCATCAACGGCCAGCCCGCCGCCGGGGTCAGCTCGCCCAGCAACCATGTTTACCTCTTTGACTTCCCGCAGCCGCCGTATGGGCCGGTGACCGTGGCCTGGGCGGCGAATCACGGCATCGTGGACCTGGACCTCGTGCCCAAACCGTTCACCGGCGGAACCTGGCAGCACGTTTTGCTGAACCCCGATTTGCCTTATGTTACCGCCGTTTCACCCGCGGGCGGGAGCCGAGTGGGTGAACTGACGCAAATCGCCATCACCTTTTCGGAGCCAGTGCAGGGCGTGCAGGCGGGGGATTTGTTGATTAACGGCACGCCGGCCACCGGCATGAACGGAGGGGGCTCGCAATACCTGTTCACTTTCCCCCAACCGGCTTATGGGACGGTCAATGTGACCTTTGCTGAGAATCACCAAATTCGCGACTTTGCGGCCAGTCCTAATCGTCTGGATGTGACCTGGCCGGTTCATTCCTGGAGTTACACCCTCGTGGATTTGAGTCCGCCGGTGCTGGCGGCCATCCAGCCGCCGCCCGGCACGGCCGTGCAGTCGCTGACGCAAATCACGGTGACCTTCAGCGAGCCGGTTTCCGGCGTCACAGCCAATGATTTGCTGATTAATGGACGACCCGCCCGCAGCGTGTCCGGCTCCAATGCGGTGTACACCTTTACCTTCCCGCAGCCGAATGCCTCCCAAATCACGGTGACTTGGGCGGCCAATCATGGCATTCGTGACCTGGCTACCACCCCTAATGCCTTTGATGCCACAGCGCCCGGGGCCACGTGGGGATATATAACTTCCGACAACCTGCCGCCCTCCCTGGCGAGTCTGTCGCCGGGCGCCAACTTGCGCGTACGCTCGTTGAAACGCATCCGGGTGACTTTTGACGAGCCCGTGACGGGCGTGGATGCCGCGGACTTGCACGTGAACAACCAGCCGGCGCTCTCCGTTTCGGGCAGCGGGGCCGGCCCGTATGAATTCGTGCTGCCCGCCGTGGCCACCGGCACGGTGACGGTGGCCTGGGCGGCCAATCATGGCATCCGTGATGTGGCTTCACCGGCCAATGCTTTTGGCGGCGGAAGCTGGCGCTACACGGTGGAGCCAGGTTTGCCCGGCCCTTACGCGGTACGCCACGTCATCCTGATTAGTGTGGATGGTTTGGGGGCGGTTTATCTGTCCAATTATGTGAACAACGCCTCGGAATATTTCCCGAACTTTACCCGCTTGTTCACCGAAGGCAGCAGCACTTTGAATTCGCGCAATGATTGGACGCAATCGGAAACGGTGCCCAACCATTCCTCGATGTTAACTGGTCGGCCAGTGGCTCAACCGGAGGGCTGGGATAATACCACCCATCACGGCGTGACTTTCAACTCGGACAACGGCCTTACCATCCATGTGACGGGCAACACTACCGTGCCGTACAAGGCCAGTCCGTTTGACGTGGTGCATGACTACGGCTTGAGCACGGCGTTCTTGTACAGCAAACAATCACTGACCTTCCTGGCGCGCAGTTGGAGCACGGGCGGGGGGGCGGACTTGATTGGCTCGGACAACGGCTCCAACAAGATTGACCGGCTCCTGTCTTCAGTCAGTTCCGGTAATTATGGTCCCAGCTCGGCGCTGGTGGATGAACTGGTGGAGCGCATTGCGGCCACCAATCTCTGGACGTTCACCTTCATGCACTGGACCGAACTTGACCAATATGGCCATCAGTCAGGTTGGGGCTCGGCCACCTATAGCAACCAGATGCGTAATTTGGATGTGCAAATGGGGCGTTTGCTGGATGCGCTGCAGGCCAATCCGGAGGTGGGCAGCCAAACCGTTGTGATTGTGACGGCTGACCATGGCGGCACCGGCATTGGTCATGGAGATCCCAGCAATTCCACCATCTACACCATTCCTTTGTGTTTCTGGGGTGCCGGCATCCCGGCGGGCGGCGATCCTTACCAGATGTTCAGCAATCGGGCGGACCCCGGCCCGGCGCGCTACAATTACAACGAGACGCGGGTTTTGCTGCCCTTGTACAACGGGGATTGCGCCAACCTGAGCACCACCTTCCTGGGGCTGCCTCCCGTGCCGGGTTCAAGCCTCTTGCCGGTGTTTGGACCGAAACCGGTCACGATGGTGGCCGGCAAGTCTCAAGGCGCGGTGCAAATTGCCTGGCCTGACCATGAAGCCTTGGTCTTGCAAGTGTCATCGGCGCTTGGGCCGCAGGCCAACTGGCAGCCGGTGACCCAGGGAATCGTCCTGGAAAATGGGCGGCGTGTTTTCCGGGTGACACCAGCGCCCGGCACTCCGCCGCAATTCTATCGGCTAGTAAGGGAAGATTAA
- a CDS encoding 3-keto-disaccharide hydrolase, which yields MKTAIAQVPRPSRHFVQAAACLLAWWGLLTLSPALLLAQTGPVDAEGFTLLFREEGVPKGWRVTQWNDLAQPAPTGVVWRVEKGILHGSTTRGTWLVSERQYTNFILEFEFKLGETGNSGCALRAPMRGDPAFDGMELQMADLRYNPQAKDSELTGGLYRAVAPRKQVYRPTEWNKYRITLRGSHLHVVLNGEVIQDINLDEQNQEVKRHDGTLAPPIKDRPKYGHLGFQELSRGDIHVQIRNVRLKELP from the coding sequence ATGAAAACTGCGATTGCCCAAGTCCCCCGTCCTTCGCGCCATTTCGTGCAGGCGGCGGCCTGCCTCCTCGCCTGGTGGGGCCTGCTGACGCTGTCCCCCGCCCTGCTCCTGGCTCAGACGGGGCCAGTGGATGCGGAGGGTTTCACTCTGTTGTTTCGCGAAGAAGGCGTGCCCAAGGGTTGGCGGGTGACGCAATGGAATGACCTGGCTCAACCGGCTCCTACCGGCGTGGTCTGGCGGGTGGAAAAGGGCATTCTCCACGGCAGCACCACCCGCGGCACGTGGCTGGTCAGCGAACGCCAATACACCAATTTCATCCTCGAGTTTGAGTTCAAGCTGGGAGAAACCGGCAACAGCGGCTGCGCCCTGCGCGCTCCGATGCGGGGGGACCCGGCTTTTGACGGAATGGAGCTGCAAATGGCCGATTTGCGCTATAATCCTCAAGCCAAAGATTCTGAGCTGACGGGCGGTCTCTACCGGGCCGTTGCCCCGCGCAAACAAGTTTATCGCCCCACAGAGTGGAATAAATACCGAATTACCTTGCGCGGTTCACATTTGCATGTGGTGCTCAATGGGGAGGTCATCCAAGATATCAACCTTGATGAGCAAAACCAGGAAGTCAAACGTCACGACGGCACCCTCGCCCCGCCCATCAAGGACCGGCCCAAATACGGCCACCTCGGCTTTCAAGAGCTAAGCCGGGGCGACATTCACGTCCAAATTCGCAACGTGCGGCTCAAGGAACTCCCTTGA
- a CDS encoding PQQ-binding-like beta-propeller repeat protein: protein MAMSWLVSYSLMGAGVDWYRWRGPDLNGISKETGWRSTWPAEGPKKLWTAQVGTGFASFSVSAGRVFTTGNANGNDTVFCFDAETGKILWRHTYPHPLDPKYYEGGTSATPTVDGNRVYTLSKRGHLFCLDAASGKVIWSKHLTEDWGMKMPEWGFASSPLVWGELLLLNAGTAGLAVNKNTGQRVWDNGKDICGYASVVPFQEGAATRMAILSANTLFAVDPQTGKEAWRFPWETKYDVNAADPIISGNQVFLSSSYGKGCALIEFNQGKVRQIYANKYMRNHFNTCVLIDGHLYGTTGESGQASYLMCMEWATGQVKWQERSVGLGALMAADGKLIVQGEKGELLIVQATPQKFTPLARAQVLSGRCWTTPVLSQGRIYCRNAAGQVVALDVRQ, encoded by the coding sequence ATGGCAATGAGTTGGCTGGTCTCTTACTCCCTCATGGGCGCCGGGGTGGACTGGTACCGCTGGCGCGGCCCGGACCTGAATGGCATCTCCAAAGAAACCGGCTGGCGCAGCACCTGGCCGGCCGAAGGCCCCAAAAAATTGTGGACCGCCCAGGTCGGCACGGGGTTTGCCTCATTCTCCGTGAGCGCAGGACGAGTCTTCACTACCGGGAATGCCAACGGCAATGATACCGTGTTTTGCTTCGACGCCGAAACCGGAAAAATACTCTGGCGGCACACCTACCCTCACCCATTGGACCCCAAGTATTACGAAGGCGGCACCAGCGCCACCCCCACCGTGGACGGCAACCGGGTGTACACCCTTAGCAAGCGCGGACACCTTTTTTGCCTGGATGCAGCCAGCGGCAAGGTCATTTGGTCAAAGCATTTGACCGAGGATTGGGGCATGAAAATGCCGGAATGGGGGTTCGCCAGTTCGCCTTTGGTCTGGGGCGAATTGCTATTACTCAACGCCGGCACAGCCGGGCTGGCCGTCAATAAAAACACCGGCCAACGGGTATGGGACAATGGCAAGGACATTTGCGGTTATGCGTCCGTGGTGCCTTTTCAAGAGGGCGCAGCCACCCGAATGGCCATTTTGAGCGCCAATACATTGTTTGCCGTGGACCCACAAACAGGGAAGGAAGCCTGGCGCTTCCCCTGGGAAACCAAGTACGACGTCAACGCCGCCGACCCCATTATCTCCGGCAATCAGGTTTTTCTCTCTTCCTCCTACGGCAAGGGTTGCGCGTTGATTGAATTCAATCAGGGCAAAGTCCGGCAAATCTATGCCAACAAATACATGCGCAATCATTTCAACACGTGCGTGCTGATTGACGGCCATTTATACGGCACCACCGGCGAATCCGGCCAGGCCAGTTACCTCATGTGCATGGAATGGGCCACCGGACAGGTCAAATGGCAGGAGCGCTCCGTGGGGCTGGGCGCCTTGATGGCCGCCGATGGCAAACTCATTGTGCAAGGCGAAAAAGGTGAGTTGTTAATCGTGCAGGCCACGCCGCAAAAGTTCACCCCGCTGGCCCGAGCTCAAGTCCTGAGCGGCCGATGCTGGACCACGCCCGTCCTCTCACAAGGCCGGATTTACTGCCGCAACGCCGCCGGCCAGGTGGTGGCCTTGGATGTGCGACAATAG